A segment of the Corylus avellana chromosome ca2, CavTom2PMs-1.0 genome:
TTAGTAAGTGCTTTTAATTAAGGCCCAATTACAGGTaaacataaatacaaaaaattaaattataagatTAACTTGAAAGAATGaaacaaactattttttatttaccaTTTTGACTGTGCTGCATggccaaaattttatttgttaggGGCCAAACAACCAAGCAAGGTTAAAAcaccttataaaaaaaattctgaagggGCTTTGATTCTTATATGCATTTTTGACAgaatataaatttcttacaatatGTGCTCCTACAATTCAGTCTCTAAAAAATGGTATGTATCCtttaaacatgtgagaaaactatgctattaaaaaacataCGTAATTCACTTTAAGTTAAGAAATTCATGTCAGTTTTTTGGAGGTTGGGTCGTAACTCATAAGAGTCTTACGACccagtttataagaaattttacCCGTAAAAATAAGGAACAAGATCctcttcagttcaaatgaactgaagaatattcagttagttatagtggatgagaatttttgtcttttcactttcatttaaaatggagaggatcctaattctaaaaataacaacagaaaattGTGTCTTCATAACTCagttacatttatttatttatgttttttaaccTCAAAATGAATTGATGGAAACGTTCAAATCTCACTGAGGTCATAAGCTGATTGGGCATTGGAAAACCTTATATCTTTGATGTCAAATTCACCCATAAAACTAACATTTACACCCACCCACACACACCATgaactctttaattttttggtcATCAGAATGTCCTCTTACAAAAGATAATCAGGTTCCTAACCATGCCTCAGAGTATTGATTATAGGCCACGTTTCATTATccttaaaaagaataataaaataaataaaaatggccTCGTTTGAAAATGTCTTTTAACCGCCTTCTAAAATGTTTtaaggaaaacttcacaaatccCTTCTAAACTTTCACGCTTTTGGCATTATTCTAtcaatgtttaaaaactcttaatttagggtattgaattttcaattttttgcaatgtcctctCTCCGTTAATTAGTGTTTTCCGTTAAATCTGgtaaaaattcttaaaaaacacatattttttattataaaaaaattacaaagatttagACAGTGGTCAggatttaaataaatttgcaaaaatacttaCGCCTGaatctttgcattttttttttaaacttttttttttaaataaaaaatatgggtattttgaaaattttgaccagatttaacaaaatattctaacgGACATGagatattgcaaaaaattgaaattttagtaccctaaattaagaatttttaaacattatgaAGATAATTTCAAAACGGGTAAAAAGTTCATCGGAGTTTTgtaaaattttcccaaaattttatcaaataactCATAAGCTTCCATTCAAAttagttttagggtttctaaTGCCCTTCATCAAGTATTAACATTACCAATGGGGATAGCTACTTAATTGGTCCCTCTTGGGTACCCCTTTTAAAAttcctctttattttcttggacTCTATTTAGCACTTGAGACAAGTTACTTTTAATGATGTAGGTATTTGGCAGGCAGAAGTTGTTGGTCAAGGATGACTGCCGCTATTAATACAGAGGACTGGCTAATTCTCATAGTCCTCAATGCTTTTTCAGTTTATCCTTAATTTAAAGCATGACACTTGAAACCTCTCCTTACCtttttaacccatttaaaaataaaaaataaaaaattctttttattttttaaaggccCTTTTTGGCAATGGACGGGATAGGTAATTTCAtcccaaccatttttttttttttttttcacaaaaaaaatataattgtaaaaattattgGAGATCCTTCTATAAACAAATAAACGGTAGTCGCGGGTCCATTATTTCATAAAggtaaaattgtttttttttcttttttttttttaagtgaaatgatAATTTTACCCTTGAAATAAGGGACCGATCTCTCGGAACAACTCCATAATGTTTTAGAATAGTAATACTATTTGATCATAATTGTGCATTTGGCACTAGTAGAAACAGTCCAATAAGTGCAATTGATGGTAGACGAGGAAAGCTTCAAATCTATCTCTGTAGTCTGTAGAATAATACCCAAAAACACTAGAGAATTTGCCCTGCTTTCCTTGCTGaaatctttctttgttttttttgaccATTATCGTAATATTTGTCTTACTTGGCAAAGGTGACATTAATTATGCAAAAGTAAAATTCCACAGTGTGGGAGGTTTCAAAAGTTGGCGTTTTAGGCTTTTAAGCTTTGGATTTTTCAGCTCTCATGCATGTGTTGTGTCAGTTAAAGGGAGGCCcatcattattcttttaattatggacaagaattaaaaaaagaaaaaagaaagaatattatattttatttatttattggtgtGGGAGAGAAAGATTTagagcttttttcttttgtgtatgTAACGTAGCATCATAAAAGAGCAGAGCCAAATCCAGCAAATACCCAGTAATTGCCGTTTCTTCGTATTTCCCCACCATGTGACTTAGCAAGctgctgtctctctctctcttcattacccattcttcctcttctttctttattatttctaagcctatttttcttttgagtcATCTTGGACTTGGCAGGGACTTTGCCAGTGAAGCAAATCTGAGtcttctctgtctctcttgCTCATATTCAAGTGCGGGCTACAAAAACGAGACACCCAGATCAAGTTGATGTGCTGAGAAGCTGATCTTGAAGCATTTGGGAGATGGGTGCTTGAATTCACCTTCAGTGATTTGAGGTAGAAGACCCTTCTCTTGTATCCGTTTTACACTGTCGAcattctcttgttttttttttttttttttttttttgttgcttttttaaCATTATAGAGAAATCGGAAAGAGAGTCTGTTAAGTGTTTGGTTTTGGTACCATGAGGGACTTTCCTTCTTGTTTTGGTGAAAATGGGGTCCAAGTTGCTGATTCATCGTCTTCGAGTGCAGCCAAAGCTGCTCAAAATGTGGTTACCTGTTTGTATCAGTGTAAATTGCGAGGTCGATCTTGCTTGATTACTATTACATGGACCAAGAACTTGATGGGTCAAGGCCTTAGTGTTGGGATTGATGACTTGTCCAATCAATGCCTCTGTAAGGTTGATATAAAGCCATGGCTGTTCTCTAAGAGAAAAGGGTCTAAGAATTTGGAGGTAGATTCTAGTAAAATTGAGATTTTCTGGGACTTAACTAACGCCAAGTTTGGTGCTGGGCCGGAGCCGTTTGAGGGATTTTATTTAGCTGTTGTGTTTAACCAAGAAATGGTTCTACTTCTTGGGGATTTGAAAAAAGAGGCATACAAGAAGATTGACACCGACCCTGTTCCTGTTCATGTTCATTCCATTAATGCCACCTTTGTTGCCAAGAGGGAGCACATTTTTGGGAAGAAGTTTTATGGCGCAAAGGCTCAATTTTGTGATAAGGGGCAGATGCACGATGTATCGATTGAGTGCGACACTGTTGGGCTTCATGACCCTTGTCTTGTGATCCGGATTGACAGCAAGACAGTCATGCAGGTGAAGAGGCTCAAGTGGAAGTTCCGTGGAAACCACACCATTTCTGTTGATGGCCTTCCGGTTCTAGTGTTTTGGGATGTCCATAATTGGCTCTTTGGTAATGCTATGGGCAATGCAGTTTTCATGTTCCAAACATGTCTCTCAGCTGACAAGTTGCAGGGCAATCACTCTATTTTCGATCCCTCCGTATTAACTTGGTCTTGCTCTCAGCATATGAGCGATTCCCAGTCACGAGGTCTTGGTTTCTCACTGATTTTGCATGCTTGGAAGAATGAGTagaaagtgtatttttttttcttcatttttgagTGTTGACAAATACTAGTAGCTGTggatttgataaaaaaagatGTGATTGAAATACAGTAAATGCGAATTACTTgtccatttttccttttcatttcacTTTCTTCAAGTAATTCAATAAGTTCAATTGCATACACAAGTCAATCTTGCTTGTTTCAATGCTGCAACTGAGGATTCTTGTTTTGATTGTTCACTGAAAACTGTTTGTGGGTAGATGATCTCCCTTCCTTTCCCCCATCACTGTAATTAACAAAGATTGGGAGCCCTTTgtttcaaaaagaagaaaagaaaaaaagaaaaggttggTTGGCATTTACAATATATGCATACCTTGTAGTTGCAGGTGTCTAGCTAGATTTCTGGCATGGGATATGGACCGTACTTTTGATTGATACAGATATTGAAAGTTCTCCAGAATCCACATGTATATGAGCGTTGTGATGTGAGAAGCAAATGGTTTGCACCATCTGAGGCTCCCCTTAAAAATTTCTGGGTGCATGACAGAACCAGAATTCTGTATTCTACCATGAAACAAAGAGCGGTAGGAACCAATTCCTTATTAAATGAGTGGAGGCATGAAGGCTAACTAGTCTTATCAACGCTTTTAAATCATTTTCCTAGGCCACATGCCACATGCCACATGCTACTTGAAAGCCCTAGAAAAGGTTCTAATGCATTAAGACAATGGTGAGATTACATAAACTTGGGAACAGATTGGTTGGTGCCACCATGGCCCATGTTAATTGGCATG
Coding sequences within it:
- the LOC132171392 gene encoding uncharacterized protein LOC132171392 encodes the protein MRDFPSCFGENGVQVADSSSSSAAKAAQNVVTCLYQCKLRGRSCLITITWTKNLMGQGLSVGIDDLSNQCLCKVDIKPWLFSKRKGSKNLEVDSSKIEIFWDLTNAKFGAGPEPFEGFYLAVVFNQEMVLLLGDLKKEAYKKIDTDPVPVHVHSINATFVAKREHIFGKKFYGAKAQFCDKGQMHDVSIECDTVGLHDPCLVIRIDSKTVMQVKRLKWKFRGNHTISVDGLPVLVFWDVHNWLFGNAMGNAVFMFQTCLSADKLQGNHSIFDPSVLTWSCSQHMSDSQSRGLGFSLILHAWKNE